DNA sequence from the Amycolatopsis sp. Hca4 genome:
GCCCGATACCGAACTGACGGACGAGCCCGGAGCAGTACCAGCACGGCGAAAGGGTGGTGACCATGATCGTGTCGCGGTAGTGCGGGCGGCGGCCGGCGTTGCGGAACGCCGCGGTCTCGGCGTGCATCGACGGGTCGCCGTCCTGGACGCGCCGGTTGTGCCCGCGGCCCAGGAGCGTGCCGGCGGTGTCGAACAGCGCGGCCCCGATCGGCACCCCGCCTTCGGCCTTGCCCCGCTCGGCTTCTTCACGGGCGACGGCGAGCAGGGTGTGCGGGTCGATCGGCATGCGTCACTCTTTCCGGCCGGGGTGGTGCCTGGCAAGGGTTTGGCGGCGTGACTGCACCTTCCGGCGGATCGCGGACAGCTCCTGTCCGCGATGTCTGGCACACTGCGTGCCATGTACGGCACTTCCGAGCGGCTGCTCAGGCTGCTGTCGCTGCTGCAGGCGCGCCGGGACTGGCCGGGCGCCGAGCTCGCGGCCCGCCTCGAGGTCGACGTCCGCACGGTCCGCCGCGACGTCGAGCGGCTGCGGTCCCTCGGCTACCCGGTGCACGCGACGCCGGGGGTGGCGGGTGGCTACCGGCTGGGGGCGGGCGCGGCACTGCCGCCGTTGCTGCTGGACGACGACGAGGCGGTGGCGGTCGCGGTCGGCTTGCGCACGGCGGCGAGCGGGACGGTCAGCGGCATCGAGGAGACGTCGGTGCGGGCGCTGGCGAAGCTGGAGCAGGTGCTGCCCGCCCGGCTGCGGCCCCGCGTGGGCGCCCTGCAGGCGGCGACGGTGTCGCTGCCCGGGGCCGGCCCGACGGTGGACGCCGAGGTGTTGACCACGGTCGCGGCGGCCTGCCGCGACCACGAGCGCCTGCGCTTCGGCTACGGCGACCGCGCCGGCACCGTGACGCAGCGGTCGGTCGAGCCGCTGCGGCTGGTCCACACGGGCCGCCGCTGGTACCTGGTCGCCTTCGACCTCGACCGCGCGGACTGGCGCACGTTCCGTGCGGACCGGATCGCCGCGGTGCCGGTGGTGGGCTTCCGCTTCACCCCGCGCGAGCCGCCCGCGCCGGACCTGGCGGAGTACGTCTCGCGGCAGCTCTCGACCGCGCCCTATTCGCACCGGCTGGTCGTGCGGGTGGCCGCCCCGGCGGCCGCGCTGGCCCGCCGCGTCCCGCCGACCGCGGGCGTGGTGGAGGAGATCGACGAGGCCAGCTGCCGGTTGAGCACCGGGGCGAACGACCTGGACGCGGTGCCGTACCACCTGGCCCGGCTCGGGTACGACTTCGTGATCGAGGAGGCGCCGCCCGGGCTGGTGGAACGACTGCGCGAAGTGGCGGACCGGTTCACACGCGCGGTGGGGTAGCTCAGCCGGTTTCGCCGCGTTCGCCACCGGGGCGACCGTGCCCCACGGGCCGCGCTCCGCCGCCGGGGCCGTCGCGCTGTCGGCTGTCTTCGGCGGCCGCCCGGCCGCCTCAGTCCGCTTCCAGGCGCACCCGGGCGCTTTCGCCGTCGCTCAAGAAAGCGGCCAGCTCGCTTCCCTCCGCCGTGACCTCGTCGCGTTCGGGCCCGGTCAGCCGCCGCAGCGGGTGGACCACCACCGTTTGCTCCGCCACCGTCCAGGTCGCCGAGACTCGGCCGTCCACCAGGACCACGCGCTCGCCCGCCACCGACAGCCCGCGGTGGGCGTCGTCGATGATGCGGGTGCGGTCGTCGTAGCCGAGGATCGCGTTGTCGAACGCCGGCAGGAACCGCGCCGGTGCCGGGGTGGCCGGGTCCGGCCGGGGTGCGTCCGGCAGGTCGAGCAGCTCGCGGCCCCGCTCGTCGCGGAAGGCCACCAGCTCCTCGCGCACCGCCTTCACCGCGGCCGGCAGCCCGGCCAGGCCGGACCAGGCGCGCAGGTCCGCCGTGGCCGCCGGGCCGAACGCCGCCAGGTAGCGGCGGACCAGCGTCCGCCCGACGCCGTCACCGGGGTCGAGCGGGTCGGCGTCGCGGCCGAGCCACGCGGCCAGCGGCAGGTTCCGCACGCCCGCCTTGGTGCGCCACAGCCCGCGCGGCGGCAGCTGCGCCGACGGGATCAGCGCCGCGACCAGCAGTTCGCCGAGCGGCCGCGGGCTCGGCGCCGGCCACCGGTCGGCGACCGCCCGCGCGAGCTCGCCCATCGAGCGGGGCTCGCCGTCGGCCAGCACCGCCCGGCCGGCCGCGGCCAGCTCGGCGAAGTCGACGCCCGCCAGTTCC
Encoded proteins:
- a CDS encoding nucleoside deaminase; its protein translation is MPIDPHTLLAVAREEAERGKAEGGVPIGAALFDTAGTLLGRGHNRRVQDGDPSMHAETAAFRNAGRRPHYRDTIMVTTLSPCWYCSGLVRQFGIGHVVIGEAETFHGGHDWLAGLGVRITLLDDPGCTALMTEFIAARPDLWFEDIGVEKSEQDSV
- a CDS encoding YafY family protein, which codes for MYGTSERLLRLLSLLQARRDWPGAELAARLEVDVRTVRRDVERLRSLGYPVHATPGVAGGYRLGAGAALPPLLLDDDEAVAVAVGLRTAASGTVSGIEETSVRALAKLEQVLPARLRPRVGALQAATVSLPGAGPTVDAEVLTTVAAACRDHERLRFGYGDRAGTVTQRSVEPLRLVHTGRRWYLVAFDLDRADWRTFRADRIAAVPVVGFRFTPREPPAPDLAEYVSRQLSTAPYSHRLVVRVAAPAAALARRVPPTAGVVEEIDEASCRLSTGANDLDAVPYHLARLGYDFVIEEAPPGLVERLREVADRFTRAVG
- a CDS encoding winged helix DNA-binding domain-containing protein; this translates as MHTVLDTRALNRATLARQLLLERSGLPVLDAVAHLGGLQAQEPQEPFTGLWSRLRAFDPAALDALLTGRRVVRTHLMRRTVHLLTADDVLAWRTRFDTMLRQRVVGVYRQELAGVDFAELAAAGRAVLADGEPRSMGELARAVADRWPAPSPRPLGELLVAALIPSAQLPPRGLWRTKAGVRNLPLAAWLGRDADPLDPGDGVGRTLVRRYLAAFGPAATADLRAWSGLAGLPAAVKAVREELVAFRDERGRELLDLPDAPRPDPATPAPARFLPAFDNAILGYDDRTRIIDDAHRGLSVAGERVVLVDGRVSATWTVAEQTVVVHPLRRLTGPERDEVTAEGSELAAFLSDGESARVRLEAD